The window TCTGCTCAAAGGATTGGCTATTCAGCGCAGTAATCAAGTGTGGTCTACGGATATAACGTATATCCCTATGGCAAAAGGCTTTGTTTATTTATGTGCTGTGATTGATTGGCATAGCCGCAAGGTACTTGCGCATAGAGTATCGATTAGTATGGAGGTTACATTTTGCATAGAAACATTAAATGAAGCTATTGAAAAATATGGCCGACCTGAAGTCTTTAATACAGACCAAGGCAGTCAGTTTACCAGTGATGCATTTATTGATGTATTGAAATCAAATGGCATTCAAATCAGTATGGATGGTAAAGGTCGATGGGTTGATAATGTGATGGTTGAACGATTATGGCGGAGCGTTAAATATGAAGAGGTGTATCTCAAAGCCTACAGCAATGTTTTGGATGCGAAGAAGCAATTAAACGCATATTTTGAATTTTATAATTTGAAACGACCTCATTCGAGTCTGGACAAAATGACTCCAGATGAGTTTTACTATGACCAGCTACCACAACAAAATAAGGTAGCTTAACTAGAGCAGAGTATCACTTATAAATAAGCTTTTAGTTGTTCAAACAAGTGGGACCACCTCTCACCTCCGCGCTTCATCAGAAAACTGAAGGAACCTCCATTGAATCGAACTAATATTTTTTTTGGTGAATCGCATTCTGACTGGTTGCCTGTCAGAGGCGGAGAATCTGGTGATTTTGTTTTTCGACGTGGTGACGGGCATGCCTTCGCGAAAATCGCACCTGCTTCCCGCCGCGGTGAGCTCGCTGGAGAGCGTGACCGCCTCATTTGGCTCAAAGGTCGAGGTGTGGCTTGCCCCGAGGTGATCAACTGGCAGGAGGAACAGGAGGGTGCATGCTTGGTGATAACGGCAATTCCGGGAGTACCGGCGGCTGATCTGTCTGGAGCGGATTTGCTCAAAGCGTGGCCGTCAATGGGGCAGCAACTTGGCGCTGTTCACAGCCTATCGGTTGATCAATGTCCGTTTGAGCGCAGGCTGTCGCGAATGTTCGGACGCGCCGTTGATGTGGTGTCCCGCAATGCCGTCAATCCCGACTTCTTACCGGACGAGGACAAGAGTACGCCGCAGCTCGATCTTTTGGCTCGTGTCGAACGAGAGCTACCGGTGCGGCTCGACCAAGAGCGCACCGATATGGTTGTTTGCCATGGTGATCCCTGCATGCCGAACTTCATGGTGGACCCTAAAACTCTTCAATGCACGGGTCTGATCGACCTTGGGCGGCTCGGAACAGCAGATCGCTATGCCGATTTGGCACTCATGATTGCTAACGCCGAAGAGAACTGGGCAGCGCCAGATGAAGCAGAGCGCGCCTTCGCTGTCCTATTCAATGTATTGGGGATCGAAGCCCCCGACCGCGAACGCCTTGCCTTCTATCTGCGATTGGACCCTCTGACTTGGGGTTGATGTTCATGCCGCCTGTTTTTCCTGCTCATTGGCACGTTTCGCAACCTGTTCTCATTGCGGACACCTTTTCCAGCCTCGTTTGGAAAGTTTCATTGCCAGACGGGACTCCTGCAATCGTCAAGGGATTGAAACCTATAGAAGACATTGCTGATGAACTGCGCGGGGCCGACTATCTGGTATGGCGCAATGGGAGGGGAGCAGTCCGGTTGCTCGGTCGTGAGAACAATCTGATGTTGCTCGAATATGCCGGGGAGCGAATGCTCTCTCACATCGTTGCCGAGCACGGCGACTACCAGGCGACCGAAATTGCAGCGGAACTAATGGCGAAGCTGTATGCCGCATCTGAGGAACCCCTGCCTTCTGCCCTTCTCCCGATCCGGGATCGCTTTGCAGCTTTGTTTCAGCGGGCGCGCGATGATCAAAACGCAGGTTGTCAAACTGACTACGTCCACGCGGCGATTATAGCCGATCAAATGATGAGCAATGCCTCGGAACTGCGTGGGCTACATGGCGATCTGCATCATGAAAACATCATGTTCTCCAGTCGCGGCTGGCTGGTGATAGATCCCGTCGGTCTGGTCGGTGAAGTGGGCTTTGGCGCCGCCAATATGTTCTACGATCCGGCTGACAGAGACGACCTTTGTCTCGATCCTAGACGCATTGCACAGATGGCGGACGCATTCTCTCGTGCGCTGGACGTCGATCCGCGTCGCCTGCTCGACCAGGCGTACGCTTATGGGTGCCTTTCCGCAGCTTGGAACGCGGATGGAGAAGAGGAGCAACGCGATCTAGCTATCGCGGCCGCGATCAAGCAGGTGCGACAGACGTCATACTAGATATCAAGCGACTTCTCCTATCCCCTGGGAACACATCAATCTTACCGGAGAATATCGTTGGCCAAAGCCTTAGCGTAGGATTTCGCCCTCTCCCGCAAACGACCCCAT of the Psychrobacter raelei genome contains:
- the aph(3'')-Ib gene encoding aminoglycoside O-phosphotransferase APH(3'')-Ib — encoded protein: MNRTNIFFGESHSDWLPVRGGESGDFVFRRGDGHAFAKIAPASRRGELAGERDRLIWLKGRGVACPEVINWQEEQEGACLVITAIPGVPAADLSGADLLKAWPSMGQQLGAVHSLSVDQCPFERRLSRMFGRAVDVVSRNAVNPDFLPDEDKSTPQLDLLARVERELPVRLDQERTDMVVCHGDPCMPNFMVDPKTLQCTGLIDLGRLGTADRYADLALMIANAEENWAAPDEAERAFAVLFNVLGIEAPDRERLAFYLRLDPLTWG
- a CDS encoding aminoglycoside O-phosphotransferase APH(6)-Id, giving the protein MFMPPVFPAHWHVSQPVLIADTFSSLVWKVSLPDGTPAIVKGLKPIEDIADELRGADYLVWRNGRGAVRLLGRENNLMLLEYAGERMLSHIVAEHGDYQATEIAAELMAKLYAASEEPLPSALLPIRDRFAALFQRARDDQNAGCQTDYVHAAIIADQMMSNASELRGLHGDLHHENIMFSSRGWLVIDPVGLVGEVGFGAANMFYDPADRDDLCLDPRRIAQMADAFSRALDVDPRRLLDQAYAYGCLSAAWNADGEEEQRDLAIAAAIKQVRQTSY